In the Flagellimonas sp. HMM57 genome, one interval contains:
- a CDS encoding DUF4252 domain-containing protein, translating into MKKYILIIMIAIVPLSGFSQSLFDKYEDLDDVTSVVVNKSMFNLLAKIDVEVDDPEARDFMDIASSLKSLKVYTTDNKEIGNNMKSSVDKYLKSSTMEELMRVKDKDANVKFYIKQGKDADHVSELLMFVTGLKDMEADGRKFETVLLSLTGDIDLNKINSLTKKMNLPEELNKAGKKGN; encoded by the coding sequence TGATAGCTATAGTGCCCTTGTCTGGTTTTTCCCAGTCATTGTTTGACAAATACGAAGATTTGGATGACGTAACTTCTGTGGTTGTCAACAAAAGCATGTTCAATCTATTGGCGAAAATAGATGTTGAGGTCGATGATCCGGAAGCGAGGGATTTTATGGACATTGCCAGTAGCCTTAAAAGTCTGAAAGTATATACCACGGACAATAAAGAGATTGGTAATAACATGAAATCTTCCGTGGACAAATATCTAAAGTCATCTACCATGGAAGAGTTGATGCGCGTAAAGGATAAAGACGCCAACGTCAAGTTTTATATAAAGCAGGGTAAAGATGCCGACCACGTAAGTGAACTATTGATGTTTGTTACAGGTCTAAAGGATATGGAAGCAGATGGCAGAAAATTTGAAACGGTTTTACTTTCCTTGACCGGGGATATCGATTTGAACAAAATCAATTCGTTGACAAAAAAGATGAATCTTCCGGAAGAATTGAACAAAGCGGGTAAAAAAGGAAACTAA
- a CDS encoding DUF4252 domain-containing protein has protein sequence MGTIKKWFTVVVCSCLPIFGMSQSILDKFEDSDRVGSITISKGMLDIVADAMSYDKDEDTKDFVALAKSIDNIRVFISEDKGASADMAVTMKQYVKSSRLEELMKIKDKDTNLRFYIKNGKNGNNVEELLMFVTGIEDEKGNDFKFETILLTMTGDIDLAKVSSLTNKMNLPKELNRVNRR, from the coding sequence ATGGGGACGATAAAAAAATGGTTTACTGTAGTCGTCTGCTCATGCCTTCCCATTTTTGGAATGTCCCAATCCATTCTTGACAAGTTTGAGGATTCAGATAGAGTAGGTTCTATAACGATAAGTAAGGGAATGCTGGATATAGTTGCCGATGCCATGTCCTATGATAAAGATGAAGATACAAAGGATTTTGTAGCATTGGCAAAAAGTATAGACAATATAAGAGTATTTATATCTGAGGACAAGGGGGCATCAGCAGACATGGCTGTTACGATGAAACAATATGTTAAATCATCGAGATTGGAAGAGTTAATGAAAATAAAGGACAAGGATACCAATCTAAGATTCTACATTAAAAATGGAAAAAACGGAAATAATGTTGAAGAGTTACTCATGTTTGTCACTGGAATTGAAGATGAAAAAGGTAACGACTTTAAGTTTGAAACCATTTTATTGACCATGACAGGTGATATCGATTTGGCGAAAGTCAGTTCATTGACGAATAAAATGAATCTTCCGAAAGAATTGAACAGAGTAAATCGTCGTTAA
- a CDS encoding DUF4252 domain-containing protein, which produces MKNTVKFIGMVMMVLLASCSSQQSLQEYYVDNSENPNFISIDVPASILKMDEANLTKAESEAIASLRKFNLLAFKKTDSNVAEYKSEKIKVKQILKNDDFVELMKINSQYGKGVIKYLGDEDAIDEVIIYGDSKDKGFALVRVLGKDMNPAHIVQLMQAIQKSDYKGEGLGEIGDFLKG; this is translated from the coding sequence ATGAAGAATACAGTCAAATTTATAGGGATGGTCATGATGGTATTGCTGGCTTCATGCTCTTCCCAACAAAGTCTACAGGAATATTATGTTGATAATTCAGAGAATCCCAATTTTATCTCCATAGATGTACCGGCCAGTATTTTGAAAATGGATGAAGCAAATCTCACGAAAGCGGAATCCGAAGCAATTGCATCTTTGCGAAAATTCAATCTTTTGGCATTCAAAAAAACCGATTCCAACGTAGCGGAATATAAGTCAGAAAAAATCAAGGTAAAACAGATTTTAAAGAACGATGATTTTGTAGAGCTTATGAAAATCAACTCCCAATATGGAAAAGGTGTTATAAAATACCTAGGTGATGAAGATGCGATTGATGAAGTCATCATCTATGGCGATAGTAAGGACAAGGGCTTTGCTTTGGTACGTGTCTTGGGAAAAGACATGAATCCTGCACATATAGTGCAATTAATGCAGGCAATTCAGAAATCGGACTATAAAGGAGAAGGCCTTGGGGAAATTGGAGATTTTTTAAAGGGATAA
- a CDS encoding mechanosensitive ion channel family protein — translation MEKAQEWINYGIELAKEFGPKLITAILIYVIGIWIIKRIIGTSKKVMSKSKYDESLQRFLLNLVSWALKIFLIIIVISRLGVDVTTFAAVIAAAGLAIGLALQGSLSNFAGGVLIMIFKPYRIGDLIEAQGVLGAVKEIEIFTTKLTTPENKLAIVPNGAMANGNIVNYSAEGKIRVDTVIGVGYNEDIKKTKEVLMNVLTSNEKVLQDPEPSVNVMELADSSVNFAVRPFCKPEHYWDVYFAIYENCKLALDAANIEIPYPHSVEIHKEG, via the coding sequence ATGGAAAAAGCACAAGAATGGATTAACTACGGTATTGAGCTCGCAAAAGAATTTGGCCCCAAATTGATTACGGCTATCCTCATTTATGTAATAGGTATCTGGATTATTAAAAGAATTATTGGCACCAGTAAAAAAGTAATGTCCAAAAGCAAGTATGATGAATCGTTACAGCGGTTTCTACTTAATCTTGTTTCTTGGGCGTTAAAGATATTCTTGATTATCATTGTGATTTCAAGATTAGGTGTGGACGTTACCACATTTGCAGCAGTGATTGCAGCTGCAGGTCTTGCTATTGGCTTGGCTTTGCAGGGATCACTCTCCAATTTCGCTGGAGGCGTATTGATCATGATTTTTAAGCCCTACAGAATAGGAGACCTTATAGAGGCTCAAGGTGTTTTGGGAGCTGTAAAGGAAATTGAAATTTTCACTACAAAATTGACAACGCCAGAGAACAAATTGGCCATTGTGCCAAACGGCGCCATGGCAAATGGGAATATCGTTAATTATTCGGCAGAGGGTAAAATTCGGGTAGATACGGTGATAGGGGTAGGATACAACGAGGATATCAAAAAGACAAAAGAAGTCCTTATGAACGTGCTTACTTCGAACGAAAAAGTGCTACAAGACCCAGAACCTTCTGTAAATGTTATGGAATTGGCGGACAGCTCCGTTAATTTTGCAGTACGCCCATTTTGCAAACCAGAACATTACTGGGATGTCTATTTTGCTATTTATGAAAATTGTAAGTTAGCGTTGGATGCCGCCAATATTGAAATACCGTATCCACATTCTGTAGAGATACACAAAGAAGGCTAG
- the purB gene encoding adenylosuccinate lyase: MSLSQLNAISPIDGRYRNKTEALGNYFSEEALIKYRVQVEIEYFIALCEIPLPQLANFDASKFVELQNIYLEFSSEDATAIKEIEKVTNHDVKAVEYFIKKRFDALGLEKFKEFIHFGLTSQDINNTAVPLSIKEAMNDVYVPLYFEVFEKLKAFASEWENIPMLARTHGQPASPTRLGKEIDVFVERLKEQFNLLNDIPSAAKFGGATGNYNAHKVAYPSIDWKTFGQQFVQEKLGLHHSFPTTQIEHYDHMAALFDCLKRINTIFIDLNRDIWTYIAMDYFKQKIKKGEVGSSAMPHKVNPIDFENSEGNLGLANALFEHLSAKLPISRLQRDLTDSTVLRNVGVPFAHTQVALLSTLKGLNKLVLNEVKFEEDLENNWAVVAEAIQTILRREAYPNPYEALKGLTRTNEKITQKSIADFIDTLKVSDAIKNELKKITPANYTGV; encoded by the coding sequence ATGTCCTTAAGCCAGCTAAACGCAATTTCCCCAATAGATGGAAGGTATCGCAACAAAACCGAAGCCCTCGGAAATTATTTCTCCGAAGAAGCATTGATTAAGTATCGCGTTCAGGTTGAAATTGAATACTTTATCGCGCTATGCGAAATTCCTTTGCCACAGTTGGCCAATTTTGATGCTTCGAAGTTCGTTGAGCTTCAAAACATATATCTTGAGTTTTCATCCGAGGACGCCACAGCGATCAAGGAAATTGAAAAAGTCACCAATCATGATGTAAAAGCTGTAGAATACTTCATCAAAAAAAGATTTGATGCGTTAGGTCTGGAAAAATTTAAGGAATTCATCCATTTTGGATTGACTTCACAGGACATCAACAATACGGCAGTACCCTTATCCATAAAGGAAGCCATGAACGATGTCTATGTTCCGTTGTATTTTGAGGTTTTTGAAAAGTTAAAAGCTTTTGCTTCGGAATGGGAAAATATTCCCATGTTGGCAAGAACCCATGGACAACCTGCTTCCCCTACCCGATTGGGAAAGGAAATCGATGTTTTTGTAGAACGCTTGAAAGAACAGTTTAATCTACTGAACGATATTCCCAGCGCTGCTAAATTTGGCGGCGCCACCGGAAATTACAATGCACACAAAGTTGCTTATCCAAGTATTGACTGGAAAACTTTTGGACAACAATTCGTTCAGGAAAAATTAGGATTGCACCATTCTTTTCCAACTACACAAATTGAGCATTATGATCATATGGCAGCCCTTTTTGATTGTCTAAAGCGCATTAACACGATTTTTATTGATTTAAATAGGGATATCTGGACATACATCGCTATGGATTACTTCAAACAAAAAATAAAAAAGGGAGAGGTAGGTTCTTCTGCAATGCCACATAAGGTCAACCCAATAGATTTTGAGAATTCGGAAGGAAATCTAGGGCTTGCCAATGCACTTTTCGAGCATTTATCCGCAAAGCTCCCAATTTCAAGATTACAGCGAGATTTAACGGACAGCACAGTATTACGGAATGTAGGGGTTCCTTTTGCCCATACACAAGTGGCGCTTCTTTCAACGTTAAAGGGATTGAACAAACTAGTTCTTAACGAGGTTAAATTTGAAGAGGATTTGGAAAATAACTGGGCCGTAGTTGCGGAAGCCATTCAAACCATTTTAAGAAGGGAAGCATACCCAAATCCTTATGAAGCATTAAAAGGTTTAACAAGAACCAATGAAAAAATCACCCAAAAATCCATTGCAGATTTTATTGACACGTTGAAGGTTTCCGATGCCATAAAAAATGAACTTAAAAAAATAACCCCAGCAAATTATACTGGGGTTTAG
- a CDS encoding NAD-dependent deacylase codes for MGKKQKIVVLTGAGISAESGLKTFRDSNGLWEGHDVMEVASPQGFNKNPELVLEFYNQRRKQLLEVSPNEGHKALVGLEEEFDVSIITQNVDNLHEQAGSSHVVHLHGELLKVRSTANENHVLEWKKDLVLGDLDKNGHQLRPHIVWFGEMVPMLEVAIEITQTAAILIIIGTSMQVYPAASLINFVPRETPIYFIDPRPSIQASNFADLTIISKTATEGVPALTQELYSKFH; via the coding sequence ATGGGTAAAAAGCAAAAAATAGTTGTGCTCACTGGTGCAGGAATTAGTGCTGAAAGCGGGTTAAAGACCTTTAGGGATTCCAATGGCCTTTGGGAAGGCCATGATGTCATGGAAGTTGCATCTCCCCAAGGTTTTAATAAAAATCCAGAACTGGTTTTGGAGTTTTACAATCAACGACGCAAACAACTTTTGGAAGTGTCACCGAACGAGGGACACAAAGCACTTGTTGGGTTGGAAGAAGAGTTTGATGTAAGCATTATCACCCAAAATGTGGACAATCTCCATGAACAAGCTGGCAGTTCCCATGTTGTCCATCTGCATGGAGAGTTGTTAAAAGTACGAAGTACTGCAAATGAGAATCATGTTTTGGAGTGGAAAAAAGATTTAGTATTGGGTGATTTAGATAAAAACGGACATCAACTCCGCCCCCATATTGTCTGGTTTGGAGAAATGGTCCCTATGCTGGAAGTTGCTATTGAGATTACCCAAACTGCTGCAATTCTCATCATTATAGGCACCTCAATGCAGGTGTATCCAGCGGCTAGCCTAATTAATTTTGTTCCTAGGGAAACCCCTATTTATTTTATAGACCCAAGACCCAGTATACAAGCTTCGAATTTTGCCGATCTCACCATTATTTCAAAAACGGCGACCGAAGGCGTACCTGCCCTTACCCAAGAATTGTACAGTAAGTTCCACTGA
- a CDS encoding RNA methyltransferase, which produces MFNDDVDVLTYLEGFLTEGRKQRFLEVLQQRTRYVTVAIEDVYQLHNTSAVIRSCDAFGVQDVHVVEDRFGERLDKNIAMGAEQWVDVNRYATTSECITTLKDEGYDIIATTPHCGSISLPDFNLKTKTALFFGTEKEGLSEEVMQKADGFLTIPMVGFSESLNVSVSAAIIIQVVTEKLKKSEISWQLSDIEILEKRLDWTKKSIKDVERIISRYLNT; this is translated from the coding sequence ATGTTTAATGATGATGTTGATGTATTGACCTATTTGGAAGGTTTCCTTACCGAAGGAAGAAAGCAACGGTTTTTGGAAGTGCTCCAACAGCGCACACGATACGTGACCGTTGCTATCGAAGATGTATATCAACTACACAATACCAGCGCCGTGATTAGAAGCTGCGATGCTTTTGGTGTCCAAGATGTGCATGTTGTTGAAGATAGATTTGGTGAGCGATTGGATAAAAATATTGCTATGGGTGCTGAGCAATGGGTAGATGTGAATCGATATGCCACTACCTCTGAATGCATTACAACGTTAAAGGATGAGGGTTATGACATTATTGCGACTACACCGCACTGTGGTTCAATCTCACTTCCTGATTTTAACTTGAAGACAAAGACCGCATTGTTTTTTGGAACGGAAAAAGAAGGTTTGAGTGAAGAGGTCATGCAAAAAGCGGATGGATTTCTTACAATTCCAATGGTTGGTTTTTCAGAGAGTTTGAATGTTTCTGTTTCGGCGGCTATTATTATCCAAGTTGTCACGGAAAAGTTGAAAAAGTCTGAAATATCATGGCAGCTTTCTGATATTGAGATACTTGAAAAACGACTGGATTGGACTAAAAAATCGATTAAAGATGTGGAAAGAATTATCAGCAGATACCTCAATACATAA
- a CDS encoding SRPBCC family protein encodes MYILLYLLAGIVLLILILAAIAPKSYNVSRSIEIKKSKAVVFENLKYLKNQDAWSPWNKKDPNMNKKFTGTDGEVGAMSYWNGNKDVGEGEQEITKIVDGERVESELRFLKPWKSTSDAYLLTEAVGEDTTKVTWGFSGKNKFPFSIFMLFMNMDKAVGGDFEEGLASLKATLEK; translated from the coding sequence ATGTATATTTTACTCTATCTTCTCGCAGGAATCGTATTGCTGATTTTAATTTTAGCGGCAATTGCCCCAAAGTCGTACAATGTTTCTAGGTCTATAGAAATAAAAAAATCAAAAGCTGTTGTTTTTGAGAATCTCAAGTATCTGAAAAATCAAGATGCATGGTCTCCGTGGAATAAAAAAGACCCTAACATGAATAAAAAATTTACCGGTACCGATGGTGAAGTTGGTGCAATGAGCTACTGGAACGGTAATAAAGATGTAGGGGAAGGGGAACAAGAAATCACCAAAATTGTTGATGGGGAGCGTGTTGAATCGGAACTACGATTCTTAAAACCATGGAAATCCACTTCTGATGCTTACTTGCTTACAGAAGCAGTAGGAGAAGATACTACCAAAGTTACATGGGGTTTTTCAGGAAAAAACAAATTTCCGTTCAGTATTTTTATGTTGTTCATGAACATGGATAAAGCTGTTGGTGGAGATTTTGAAGAAGGATTGGCCAGCTTAAAGGCCACTTTGGAAAAATAA
- a CDS encoding alpha-amylase family glycosyl hydrolase — protein sequence MKKLLFVMSLFSFLIGCKEVTKKAKKDTKVVEEQVPEKQAPFVWEGANIYFLLTDRFNNGNSENDVNFDRTMETGVLRGFEGGDIQGITQKIEEGYFTDLGINAIWFTPVVEQIHGATNEGTGNTYGYHGYWAKDWTAIDPNFGTRKDLEKMVKSAHAKGIRVLLDVVLNHTGPVTEKDPVWPEEWVRTGPACEFSNYENTTACTLVQNLPDVLTESNDAVELPDALLAKWKEEGRLSQELDELQLFFERTGYPRAPRYYIIKWLTDYINDFGVDGFRVDTVKHVNEDAWADLYKEATYAFETWKKKHPNYVLDNNPFYMVGEVYNYGISGGRQFDFGDKKVDFFDYGFKSLINFELKNDAHNDYETVFKKYNKLLNNKLKGKSVVNYLTSHDDGNPFDKERKRPMYAANMLLLTPGASQVYYGDETSRNLIIEGTEGDATLRSFMNWEDLDSLPQTQKIHKHWQKLGQFRRNHPAVGAGKHKRLGKKPYVFSRMYTDGDFKDKVVIGLDLPKGKKSLWVKGFFGDGTKLYDTYSETQVVVTKGKVILENDFDIALLELVE from the coding sequence ATGAAAAAACTGCTTTTCGTTATGTCCCTATTTTCTTTTCTTATTGGCTGCAAAGAAGTTACAAAAAAGGCAAAAAAAGACACAAAAGTAGTTGAAGAACAAGTGCCTGAAAAACAAGCTCCATTTGTTTGGGAAGGTGCGAACATCTATTTTCTGCTTACCGACCGTTTTAATAACGGGAACAGTGAAAATGATGTCAATTTTGACCGAACCATGGAAACCGGTGTGCTACGAGGTTTTGAAGGTGGCGATATACAAGGAATCACACAAAAAATAGAAGAAGGGTACTTTACCGACTTAGGAATAAATGCCATTTGGTTTACTCCTGTCGTAGAGCAAATCCATGGTGCAACGAACGAAGGCACCGGAAACACCTATGGATATCACGGCTACTGGGCAAAGGATTGGACAGCGATAGACCCAAATTTTGGAACACGAAAAGATTTGGAAAAAATGGTCAAATCGGCTCATGCAAAAGGCATTCGAGTGCTTCTTGATGTCGTATTGAACCATACAGGTCCTGTTACCGAAAAAGACCCGGTTTGGCCCGAAGAATGGGTGCGAACTGGTCCTGCTTGTGAATTCTCCAACTATGAAAACACGACTGCATGTACGCTTGTACAAAACCTTCCCGATGTTTTAACCGAATCCAATGATGCCGTAGAACTGCCAGACGCACTTTTAGCCAAATGGAAGGAAGAAGGGCGACTTAGCCAAGAGTTGGACGAACTTCAATTGTTCTTTGAACGAACAGGATATCCGAGGGCACCACGATACTATATCATCAAATGGTTAACGGATTACATCAACGATTTTGGAGTTGATGGTTTTAGGGTAGATACCGTAAAACATGTCAATGAAGACGCATGGGCAGATTTGTACAAAGAGGCCACTTATGCATTTGAGACCTGGAAGAAAAAACACCCAAACTATGTATTGGACAACAATCCGTTCTACATGGTGGGCGAAGTATATAACTACGGTATTTCTGGAGGTAGACAATTTGATTTTGGAGATAAAAAAGTGGACTTTTTTGACTATGGCTTTAAGAGCCTCATCAACTTTGAGTTAAAAAATGATGCCCACAATGATTACGAAACCGTTTTTAAGAAATATAACAAGTTATTAAACAACAAACTAAAAGGGAAAAGTGTAGTCAATTATTTAACGTCCCATGATGATGGTAATCCCTTTGATAAGGAACGAAAGCGTCCAATGTATGCCGCGAATATGTTATTATTGACTCCTGGCGCATCCCAAGTATATTATGGAGATGAAACCTCTAGAAATCTCATTATAGAAGGCACCGAAGGGGATGCGACACTACGTTCATTTATGAACTGGGAAGATTTGGACAGTCTGCCCCAAACCCAGAAAATACATAAACACTGGCAAAAGCTGGGGCAATTTAGAAGAAACCATCCAGCAGTTGGAGCTGGTAAGCACAAAAGATTGGGTAAAAAACCTTACGTATTCTCAAGAATGTATACCGATGGTGACTTTAAGGATAAAGTGGTCATTGGACTGGATTTGCCAAAAGGTAAAAAATCACTTTGGGTCAAAGGCTTTTTTGGTGATGGTACCAAATTGTACGATACGTACTCCGAGACCCAAGTGGTAGTGACCAAAGGCAAGGTCATTCTTGAAAATGACTTTGATATTGCGCTGTTGGAATTGGTGGAATGA
- a CDS encoding carboxypeptidase-like regulatory domain-containing protein — MRKVLLIFFSFISFFCLAQNEEDTSVEGELTATVINAQSSFPMESVHVINLNKVVGTITDQKGKFTIRAAVNDTLYLSFLGFKSQKVRVTNDMFKFEGTEIALTELAYALEEVIVRPYQLTGYLEIDVKNLPVNNAYQYSISGLQRSYEAGSKNPSAVTKVLGAILNPADLLRNLFGKKPKQMRKLRQMKEDEDIRNLLASKFDRETLTELLQIEKVDIQDILNNCNYSKSFITTANDLQILDAISSCYEEYKVLNRR, encoded by the coding sequence ATGAGAAAAGTTTTACTTATTTTTTTTTCCTTCATTTCATTTTTTTGTTTAGCTCAAAATGAGGAAGATACTTCGGTCGAAGGTGAATTGACTGCAACCGTAATCAATGCGCAATCAAGTTTTCCTATGGAAAGTGTCCATGTTATCAACCTCAACAAAGTTGTAGGTACCATTACGGACCAAAAAGGAAAATTTACGATTCGTGCCGCTGTGAACGATACCTTATATCTTTCTTTTCTAGGTTTTAAATCGCAAAAAGTAAGGGTGACCAATGATATGTTCAAGTTTGAAGGTACAGAAATAGCACTTACAGAACTGGCCTATGCTCTAGAAGAAGTTATCGTTAGACCATACCAATTAACGGGCTATCTCGAAATTGACGTAAAAAACCTTCCTGTGAACAATGCGTACCAATACAGTATATCTGGACTACAAAGAAGCTATGAAGCCGGCAGTAAAAATCCTAGCGCGGTCACAAAAGTATTGGGTGCCATTTTAAATCCGGCCGATTTGCTGCGCAATCTTTTTGGAAAAAAACCAAAACAAATGCGAAAATTACGCCAGATGAAAGAAGATGAGGATATCAGGAACTTACTGGCCTCAAAATTTGATAGGGAGACCCTTACGGAATTGCTTCAGATTGAAAAAGTGGACATACAGGATATCCTGAATAACTGTAATTATTCCAAATCCTTTATCACTACCGCCAACGATTTACAAATTTTAGATGCAATATCTAGCTGCTATGAAGAGTATAAAGTACTGAACAGAAGATAA
- a CDS encoding DEAD/DEAH box helicase, which yields MTKFEALGLDKPLLDAISDLGFESPSEVQEKAIPILLEQETDLVALAQTGTGKTAAFGFPMIQKIQSESRTTQGLILSPTRELCLQITNELKLYSKYVKGLNTVAIYGGASITDQARQIKRGAQIIVATPGRMKDMIGRRMVDISKIDYCVLDEADEMLNMGFFEDIKDILSNTPQEKLTWLFSATMPKEVSVIAKKFMHKPQEITVGTKNAGASTVQHEYYVVGGRDRYPALKRLADANPGIFSVIFCRTKRDTQKVAEKLIEDGYNAGALHGDLSQNQRDLVMNSFRKKQVQMLVATDVAARGIDVDDITHVINYQLPDEIETYTHRSGRTGRAGKSGISMVIVTRSEMRKIKAIENKIKQDFLSKKIPSGIEICEIQLYHLANNIKETKVNTEIDHYLPAINDVLDGIDRDELIKKIVSVEFTRFYSYYSKTRDLNSSDDGGNRGERNKNGKDGAPSNGSVRYFINVGERDGYDWMSLKDFLRDTLNLEKEEVFNVDTKDSFSFFNTDAKVTEHVLQTFTEFKVDGRFINVEVSKNPGGSGRGGKKRDRNRGHRKGGDNRSYKGGRKNNSGRKGGKGGKKRSGFY from the coding sequence ATGACAAAATTTGAAGCCTTGGGGTTGGACAAACCCCTTTTGGATGCTATTTCCGATCTTGGATTTGAATCCCCCTCAGAAGTACAAGAAAAAGCAATTCCGATCTTATTGGAGCAAGAGACCGATTTGGTCGCACTCGCACAAACAGGAACAGGAAAAACCGCAGCTTTCGGTTTTCCCATGATTCAAAAAATACAATCGGAAAGTAGGACTACGCAAGGACTTATCCTCTCTCCTACCCGTGAGCTTTGCTTACAGATAACGAACGAACTCAAGCTATACTCAAAGTACGTCAAAGGGCTCAACACCGTAGCTATTTATGGTGGTGCCAGTATTACGGACCAGGCAAGACAAATAAAGCGTGGTGCACAAATAATTGTTGCCACACCAGGCCGAATGAAAGACATGATCGGCAGAAGAATGGTCGATATTTCTAAAATTGACTACTGTGTATTGGATGAGGCCGATGAAATGCTGAACATGGGCTTCTTTGAGGACATAAAGGATATTTTGTCCAATACGCCCCAAGAGAAATTAACCTGGTTGTTTTCTGCAACTATGCCGAAAGAGGTTTCGGTCATTGCAAAAAAATTCATGCACAAACCCCAAGAAATTACGGTTGGTACAAAAAATGCAGGTGCTTCTACGGTTCAGCATGAATATTATGTGGTTGGTGGACGTGATCGTTATCCCGCATTGAAACGATTGGCAGATGCAAATCCAGGTATCTTTTCGGTAATATTCTGTAGAACCAAAAGGGATACGCAAAAAGTTGCGGAAAAACTTATTGAAGATGGTTACAACGCAGGAGCGTTGCATGGAGATTTGAGTCAAAATCAGCGTGACCTTGTCATGAATTCGTTCAGAAAGAAACAGGTCCAGATGCTCGTGGCTACAGACGTCGCTGCCCGAGGAATAGATGTGGACGATATAACCCACGTTATCAATTACCAGTTACCAGATGAGATAGAAACCTATACTCACAGAAGTGGGCGAACAGGACGTGCAGGAAAATCCGGTATTTCCATGGTCATCGTTACGCGTTCTGAAATGAGAAAAATAAAGGCCATTGAGAATAAAATCAAACAGGACTTTTTATCCAAGAAAATCCCATCAGGTATAGAAATTTGCGAGATACAACTGTACCATTTGGCAAATAATATCAAGGAGACAAAAGTCAATACCGAGATAGACCACTACCTACCTGCAATCAATGATGTCTTGGATGGTATAGACAGGGACGAACTCATCAAGAAAATTGTATCGGTAGAGTTTACACGTTTTTATAGTTATTACAGCAAGACCAGAGATTTAAACTCCTCTGATGACGGCGGAAATCGTGGCGAAAGAAACAAAAATGGAAAAGATGGTGCGCCCTCCAATGGATCGGTGCGTTACTTTATCAACGTAGGGGAACGGGATGGTTATGATTGGATGTCCTTAAAAGACTTCTTGCGGGACACCCTAAACTTGGAAAAAGAAGAGGTCTTCAATGTAGATACCAAGGATAGTTTTTCCTTTTTTAATACTGATGCCAAGGTTACGGAACATGTATTACAAACCTTCACTGAATTTAAGGTAGACGGTCGTTTTATCAATGTAGAAGTATCCAAGAACCCCGGAGGTTCTGGAAGAGGTGGCAAAAAACGCGATAGAAACCGAGGCCATAGAAAAGGCGGTGACAATAGATCGTACAAAGGAGGTAGAAAAAACAATTCAGGCAGAAAAGGAGGTAAAGGAGGTAAAAAACGTTCTGGCTTCTATTAG
- a CDS encoding non-canonical purine NTP diphosphatase, protein MKIVFATHNQHKLEEVRELLPSFVELLSLTDIGCLEEIPETGKTLEENAKIKADYVTSTFGQNCFSDDTGLLIDALHGAPGVFSARYAGTHKSTRDNIAKVLREMESTNNREAHFKTVVHLNLNNKSYAFEGIVEGNITKKEYGTGGFGYDPIFRPETYDATFGELSPEIKNAISHRGRAIRKLVAFFEKMKP, encoded by the coding sequence TTGAAAATCGTTTTTGCCACACATAATCAACATAAATTGGAAGAAGTTCGCGAACTGCTTCCGTCTTTCGTTGAGCTACTATCCTTAACGGACATTGGTTGTTTAGAAGAAATTCCCGAAACAGGGAAGACATTGGAAGAAAATGCCAAGATAAAAGCGGATTATGTTACTTCAACCTTTGGCCAGAACTGTTTTTCCGATGACACCGGTCTTTTGATCGATGCCTTGCACGGTGCGCCAGGAGTATTTTCTGCACGTTATGCAGGAACACACAAAAGCACTCGGGATAATATAGCTAAGGTATTGCGCGAGATGGAAAGCACTAACAATCGAGAAGCCCATTTTAAAACAGTAGTACATCTTAATTTAAACAACAAAAGCTATGCTTTTGAAGGCATTGTGGAAGGAAACATCACCAAAAAGGAATATGGGACGGGAGGTTTTGGCTATGACCCCATTTTTAGACCGGAAACCTACGACGCCACCTTTGGTGAACTATCGCCAGAAATTAAGAACGCTATTAGCCACAGGGGCAGAGCCATACGCAAATTAGTAGCATTTTTTGAAAAAATGAAGCCATAG